In the genome of Candidatus Pristimantibacillus lignocellulolyticus, the window CGCCACCGAAAAGGGTGCAGCCATTACTTCCAAATCACCATGGCTTCCGCAAGGACTTTGGAAACAACCACCATGGGGAATGGGTGATCTTACGCAAGGAGCACATGTGATGAACATGATGTGCAGTACAAGTGATCAGCGACAATCACAAGAAAGCGATAGTCAGACCAATAATGCTCAAGCTCGTGTTACAACTATGCCAGATTATATCAAGTGGAAAGCAGATATTTCGGCAACCATGAACAAGCAAAGCAAAGCATGGCAATATGATGAGAGTCGTAATCCGCTACAATTAGATTTAATTGGAGATGTAATGACGGAAGAAGAACTATGGTCATGCACGACTTGTAGAAATTGCGAAGAACAATGCCCTGTAGGTAATGAGCATGTAGATAAAATTATCGACATGCGCAGACATCTGGTGTTGATGGAAGGTAGTATGCCTGCTGATGCACAACGTGCATTACAAAACATTGAAAGACAAAGTAATCCATGGGGGATAAGTCGAAGCGAACGGGCAGATTGGTTGAACGATTGTCAGAAAAAGACGGGGATAACCGTTGAGACCATGAAGGAGCGCCAAGCTTCTGCCACAGAAACAGATATACTGCTTTGGGTTGGTTCAATGGGTTCTTACGATAATCGTAGTCGCAAACTACTCTATGATCTGATTAGGCTACTAACCCATGCTCGTATCAACTTCGCTGTACTAGGTCTAGAAGAGAAAAGTTCAGGTGATACTGCTCGCAGAATAGGAAATGAGATGCTCTATCAAGAGCTTGCGCAGCGAAATATTGAAACGCTCCATCGTTATAATGTCCAACGTATCGTCACACCTTGTCCTCATACTTTCCACACGTTTAAGAAGGAATATCCCCAGCTAGGACTTGCACCACATATTGAAGTTTTTCACCATACAGAACTACTCGATCAATTAATTCAGCAAGGCAACTTAAAGCCGAATTATCGTCTAGATGAAACGATTACGTTACATGATTCTTGTTACTTAGGCCGCTATAACGGACTATATGATGCACCTAGGAGAATATTGCAAGCGATACCAGGTGTCATTCTGAAAGAGATGGAACGATCTAGAGAAAATGCGATGTGTTGTGGTGCTGGTGGTGGATTAATGTGGATGGAAGAACATAGTGGTACTCGCGTGAACTATGCTAGAGCAGCTCAAGCACTTCACGTACAACCAACAATGATAAGCTCGGCTTGCCCTTATTGTCTAACGATGCTAGAAGATGGTGTGAAGGCATTAGTGGAGGAAGGAAGTATTGCAACGAAAGATATTGCAGAAGTATTAGCTACTAGCGTATTAGGTGTGATGGATGCCGAATAACTAACAAAGCCAGTCATCTTTATCAAAGTCCGCTTTTTGAACTTCCTCTTTCGATAAAAGTTCAAAAAGTGGGCTTTCAGAATCGAGAAGATGAGGCGCTACTTGTGGGAGGAGGAAACGCAAGTGTACGTAATTGGTACACGCGTACCGCACTCCCCAAGTTCGCATCATCTTCGGTGTCGGATAACCTACAAAGCCAGTCAACGTTATCAAAGTCCGCTTTTTGAACTTCCTCTTTCGATAAAAGTTCAAAAAGTGGGCTTTCAGAACCGAGAAGATGAAGCGCTACTTGTGGGAGGAGGAAACGCAAGTGTACGTAATTGGTACACGCGTACCGCACTCCCCAAGTTCGCATCATCTTCGATGTCGGATAACCTACAAAGCCAGTCAACGTTATCAAAGTCCGCTTTTTGAACTTCCTCTTATGTGAAGGAACCATCATGAGATATGCCCCCCTCACATACATATAGTAATGAGGTCGCCGGCTAAGCTGGACTGTGATTACGATATGCTGCTTTGTAGCGTAATTGGCGGCGTAACAATTGAAGAAGGAAAGGAGTGGATCTGCTATGAGTTCATCCATTGTGAACAATGAGAAAATAGGTCAGAACATTCGCAAAGTAGCTGTAATCGGTTCAGGAGTTATGGGAGCTGGAATTGCTGCACACATGGCAAATAGCGGTTATTCGGTATGGTTATTGGATATTGTACCAACTACGTTAACAACAGATGAGCAACTACAAGGTTTGTCTTTACAATCTTCATCGGTACGTAATCGACTTGCTAATGCAGCGATTGGAGCTATGGTGAGACAAAAGCCTGCACCGCTCTATGACAATAGTTTTGTCAAAAATATTACAGCTGGTAATTTAAGTGATCATGCGAAGCAGTTAAGTGAAGTAGATTGGATTGTTGAAGCAGTAGTGGAACGACTTGATATTAAGCAACAAGTATTTACGCTTATCGATCAAACAAGACGAGTAGGCACACTTGTCAGTACAAATACATCAGGATTATCCGCTCATCAAATGGTTGAGCATTGTAGCAAAGATATGCGTGAACACTTTGCTGTGACGCATTTCTTCAATCCACCTCGTTATATGAATCTCGTAGAAGTGGTCCCGACCTCAGATACATTACCTCAAGTTGTAGATACTCTTCATTACTTATGTGAACAAAAGCTTGGTAAAGGAGTTGTACGTGCGAAAGATACCCCTAACTTTATTGCTAATCGCATAGGTACATATGGCATGCTCGTTACATTACAGTCAACAGCGCAATTTGGATTAACGATAGATGAAGTAGATGCACTAACTGGTATCGCGATGGGTCGCCCGAAGACTGCAACCTATCGGATGCTTGATCTTGTTGGTCTAGATACATTATTACATGTTGTAGATAACGTACACAGTCGAAGTAGTGATGAACAAGAGAAAAAAGTATTCACGAAGCCACCAATATTAGAGTCACTTGTTAAGAGAGGTGCTCTCGGTCAAAAGAGTGGTGAAGGTTTTTATCGCAAATCCAAAGCACCAACAGGCAAAAGCATTGTAGAATCACTGCAGCTAGATTCACTCACCTATGATATAGCAGAACCGATCGAGTCACCAGTAATCGAAGCAGCGAAGAAAGGTAAAGGTGCAGCAGGTAAAGTAAATGCTCTACTCCATGCTTACCCAGATCATGTTCATGCTCTTTTTGCGTGGAGTACAATAAAGCCCATTCTACTTTATTCCGCCAAATTATTAGGAGAAATTTCTGATTCTATTGTAGATATCGACAAGGCTATGAAGCTTGGTTTCAACTGGGAACTAGGTCCTTTTGAATTGTGGGATGCTATTGGAGTGCAAGCCTCAGTAGCACGTATGAAGGAGGAAGGCGAGAATATTCCACTATGGGTAGAAACATGGATCTCTAATGGTCTTACTCATTTCTACAAGCAGGATGCGGGCTATACCTGGTATGTTCATCAACAACAATTTGAGCAATTAGAGGAAGATCCTAATGTAATTTCACTTAGTAAGTGTAAGGAACGCGGAGCAACCATCTGGAGCAATTCTGGTGCAAGTCTTATCGACATTGGCGATGATGTTGTCACACTAGAATTTCACTCTAAAAGTAATGCGATTGGATCGGAAGTATTGAGTGCGATTCGCTATGCTAGCAATGAAGTATCTCGTAATTGGCGTGGGCTCGTACTTGCCAATGAAGGTAAAAACTTCTGTGTGGGCGCTAATATTATGCTACTACTTATGGAAGCTCAGAATGAAGAGTGGGATGAAGTAGAAGACATTATTCGTTTCTTCCAGCAAAGTATGCTCCAGTTGAAACGACTAGATCGACCAGTTGTTGCTGCTCCGCATCGTATGACATTGGGTGGAGGAGTAGAAGCTTGCTTGCCAGCAGATGTCATTATTGCTTCTCCTGAAACTTACTATGGGCTAGTAGAGACAGGAGTAGGCTTAATACCTGCAGGTGGTGGTAGCAAAGAAGCAGCGATATTTGCAATGAATCGAGCTGCAGCGGGAGCAGGACCTAATGGAATTAGCGAGCGAAAGTTACTGGCTGGAGACTTACAGCCTCATCTTAATCATATGTTTGAAACGATTGCTATGGCCAAGACATCCACAAGTGGTCATGAGATTGCTCGGTTAGGCTTTGCAAGACCACAGGATCGTGTCATTATGCGTCAGGAAAATCGAATTTCAGAAGCAAAAAAAGAAGTATTAAGACTAGATCGTGCAGGCTATGAAGCTCCGAAGGAACAGTTAGTAACAGTAGCAGGCAGGGAAGGTAAAGCAGTATTAAAACTTGCGATTCAGTCGATGAAGCTAGGTAAATACATTAGTAGCCACGATGAATTAATAGCTACTAAGTTAGCCCATATATTAAGTGGTGGCGATCTTTCATCTGGTGCGATTGTAAGTGAACAGTACTTACTCGATCTGGAATGCGAAGCATTCTTGAGTTTATGTGGTGAAGCGAAAACGCAGGCAAGAATGAGCCATATGTTAAAGACAGGTAAGCCACTTCGCAATTAAGAAAAATAGAGTTAGAAAGGAGTAACAGAGATGCCAAGCAAATATTTCGAGGATCAGGATACAGATGCGGTTATAGTGGCTGCAGTAAGGACGGCAGTTGGGAAAGCGCACAAAGGAAGTCTATCCGATACACGAGCCGAAGATCTGGGGAAAAGTGTTATCCAGGGGTTGCTTGATACAGTTCCGACCTTATCAAAGTCATTAATTGACGATGTCATCATTGGCTGTGCAATGCCGGAAGGTGAGCAAGGTTTGAATATGGCAAGAATTATAGCTCTTCATGCAGGTTTAGAACAATCTACACCTGCGGTAACAGTGAATCGATTTTGTGCTTCTGGCTTACAGGCTATTGCGTATGCCGCTGAGCGGATTAAGCTTGGCGAAGCAGAAGTTATATTGGCAGGTGGCGTAGAAAGCATGAGCCATGTGCCAATGACAGGATTTAGATTATCTCCGCATCCAGATATCGTTGATCGTATTCCTGAAGTGTACATGGGAATGGGGCATACAGCAGAAGAAGTAGCTCGAAGGTATGGGGTAAGTAGAGAAGATCAAGATGAATTTGCTACTGGTAGTCATCAGAAAGCGGCTTGGGCGATTGCTTCAGGTGCATTTGAAGATGAGATTGTACCGATCGAGATAACGCGATCCGTTCGTAATGAAAAGGGTGAATATCGCGATAAAAATTATGAATTCAAGCTCGATGAAGGCGTTCGAGCAACGACATCTCCTCAAGGATTAGCAGCATTGAAACCATCGTTCACCATTGGCGGATCAGTTACGGCAGGGAATTCTTCGCAAATGAGTGATGGTGCAGCTGCTGTATTAGTGATGAGTAGAAGTAAAGCAAATGAATTAGAACTGAAACCATTAGCAACTTTTCGTCACTATGCAGTAGCGGGTGTAGCACCAGAAGTGATGGGGATTGGTCCAATTGCAGCGATACCAAAACTACTGGAAAAGGCTAAAGTGACGATTGAAGATATTGATCTATTCGAGCTGAATGAAGCATTTGCTGCACAATGCATTCCGATTATTCGGGAATTATCTATTCCGATTGAAAGGGTAAATGTGAACGGGGGAGCTATTGCGCTCGGTCACCCGCTTGGTTGTACAGGGACGAAGCTGAGTGTAACTCTCATACATGAATTAGCACGTCGTGGAGGTGGCTTGGGTTTAGTCACAATGTGTGTCGGAGGGGGAATGGGGGCAGCTGGGTTGCTCGAAGTTTACTCCAACTGAACGTTTCGCTTGTGATCGCGATGATTATGCTAACGTTGTGTATTCGGCATCGAAGATCAATTCATCGCTTGCTTCACTGCTTCTTCATAAATGGATAATGTCATCTAAAAAGTTTTGGAGGTGATTAGAATGTCTACAACGAAGGCAACTTCTTTCGGTGGACGCTTTGTTATCGAGAATAGTGATCCTATGTTAACTACGATTCCAGAGGATTTTACAAGTGAACAAAGAATGATGTCTGAAGCGGCCCAGCAGTATATGGATGCTGAAATAACTCCGAATGATGTGGAGATTGAGGCACTTAATTATGAATTAACGGTTCAATTAATGCGTATTGCAGGAGAACAAGGGCTGTTAGGTGCCGATATTCCAGAGCAATACGGAGGTCTAGGTCTCGATAAAGTAAGTACAACATTACTAGCTGAAACGTTAGCCAAAAGTTCATCATTTGCACTGTCAGTAGGTGCTCATACTGGCATAGGAACACTGCCAATTGTCTTTTTTGGAACAACAGCTCAGAAAGAAAAGTATTTACCGCTACTTGCTACTGGAGAAAAGATTGCTGCTTACTGTCTAACAGAACCAGCTTCTGGCTCAGATGCACTAGGCGCCAAAACGAATGCGAAGTTAAGCGAAGATGGCAAACATTACGTATTGAACGGTTCAAAAATATTCATTACAAACGCGGGCTTTGCTGATGTATTTATCGTCTATGCCAAAATAGATAATGAACATTTTACGGCATTCATTGTAGAGCGTGAAATGGAAGGATTCAGTATTGGGCCAGAGGAACACAAGATGGGTATAAAAGGCTCATCCACATGTCCATTGTATTTTGAAGATGTCCATGTTCCTGTTGAAAATGTATTAGGTGAAATCGGAAAAGGTCATCTTATCGCATTTAATATATTAAATATTGGCAGGTTTAAACTCGGTGCAGCATGCCTTGGCACTGCGAAGGAAGCGATTCAGTTAGCTGCTTCTTATGCTAATGTTCGCAAGCAATTCAATCAGCCAATCTCTTCATATCCACTTATTGGTGCTAAATTAGCAGATATGAACATTGCCACCTTTGTAACAGAGAGTATGGTGTATCGAATTGCTGGCTGGATGGATGCGATGCTGTCTGAAATTGATCAAACATCTTCCCATGTCGCAACTGATAGCGGTAAGCTTGCAGCTAAAGCAATTGGTGAGTATGCGATGGAATATTCAATGATAAAGGTATTTGCATCGGAAGCTTTAGATTTTGTAAGTGATGAAGCTGTGCAGATTCATGGTGGCTATGGATTTATAAAAGAATACAAAGTTGAGCGAATTTATCGAGATTCAAGAATTAATCGCATATTTGAAGGAACAAATGAAATCAACCGCCTATTAATTCCGGGAACACTCATTAAGAAAGCAATGAAAAATGAGTTGCCGTTACTTGATAAAATTCAAGAGTTACAAGCGCAGTTATTAGAGCCTCAAACACCCCCTCAACTGGAAGGGAACTTAAGCTTAGAAGGTCACCGCATAGAGCAAGCGAAAAAGCTATTTTTGATGATTGGTGGCATTGCTGTTCAACGATACGGCGTAAAATTGGAAAGAGAGCAAGAAATATTAGAGTCACTAGCTAATATGATGATTTTAACGTTTGCAATGGAGAGCGCTTACTTAAGAGCTCAGAAACGAATATCACTGGGGTTGGATAACGATGAGTCTTCGACTGTAGCAATGATGACTCAAGTTTATGTGCAAGAAGCGATGGATCAGATCGAAGGTATTGCCAAAAAAGCACTTGTGCGTATGGAATCAGGGGACGCATTACGAATGCAATTATCGATTGTAAAGAAATTAACGAAAGCATCTCTCACAGATGTCATTACATTGAAACGAAAAATCGCTGCAAAGGTTATCGTAAGTGAGCAATATATTGTGTGAAGGAGTGATCTGGTATGGAATCACAAAATCCTCAACAATCAAATGTTCATGATGAGACGCAGAAAGAGAGCGAAATAGAGGTAACAAGCGAAGAAGTAGTTGACAGTAATGAAGTAGTCGAGGATACTTTCGCAGAAGCAGAAGCAGAAGCAGAAGCAGAAGCAGAAGCAGAAGCAGAAGCAGAAGCAGAAGCAGAAGCAGAAGCAGAAGCAGAAGCAGAAGCAGAAGCAGAAGCAGAAGCAGAAGCAGAAGCAGAAGCAGAAGCAGAAGCAGAAGCAGAAGCAGGGCAGTCGTCGCACAGAATATGGCATGAGCATTATCCGGATGATATTCGCACGACAATCGATTACCCTGAAGTTAATATTGCACAGTTTTTAATAGATTCAGCTACAAATTATCCGCATAAGTTAGCAGTCTATTTCTTGGGCAAGACGATGACTTATCAGCAACTCTATATTGCAGCAGATCGACTAGCTAGAGGATTAGGCAGACTTGGTATCCAGAAAGGTGACCGAGTTGCGATTATGTTACCTAACTGTCCTCAAGCTGTCATATCATATTACGGAGTACTTTTGGCAGGTGCAATCGTTGTTCAGACGAATCCTTTATATGTAGAGCGTGAACTGACCCATCAATTGCAAGATAGCGGAGCAGTTGCATTAATTACTGTGGATCTACTTTACCCAAGAGTTGAGCGAGTTCGTGGCAAAAATCCAGAGAACGGTCCATTATCAAAATTAAAAAGTGTAATAGTCACTTCGATTAAGGATGGATTACCTTTTCCTAAAAATTTTTTATATCCGATAAAACAACGTAAGGAAGGTTTTAAGTCGGTCATTCCATATGGTCAGGATGGTTACGTTGCTTGGAGTACATTGCAATCCAAGAAATCTTTATCATTCGAGAGACCTACATTAGCGGAGCATCATGAACTGGCTGCATTGCAATATACAGGAGGAACAACAGGTACTCCGAAAGGGGTTATGCTTACTCATCGCAATCTCGTTACTAATACATTACAAACGATGGAATGGTGTAGTCGAGTTAAAATTGGGGAAGAAAGATATTTAGCGGCATTACCACTATTTCATGTGTTCGGGTTAACGGTACTAATGAACATGTCGGTAAAAACAGCAGGGTGCCTAGTTTTATTACCGAAGTTTGATGTAAATGAAGTATTGAAAACAATCGATAAGATGAAGCCGACGATCTTTCCAGGTGCACCAACGATGTATGTTGCCTTAATACAAGCGGCAAGTAAACAATTATCTCCATTAGATCTTTCATCCATTGAAGTATGTATAAGTGGTTCTGCTGCATTGCCTCTAGAAGTGCAAGAACAATTTGAAAACTTAACAGGAGGTAGATTGATCGAAGGTTACGGTTTAACAGAGAGTTCACCAGTCACTCATGCTAATCCAATATGGGGTGATCGCAAGATCGGAACGATAGGTTTGCCATTTCCAGATACGGATGCTGCCATTATCTCTATTGAGACAGGTGAGCGATTGCCATGGGGTCAATTAGGCGAACTAATTGTTAAAGGTCCTCAAGTCATGAAAGGATATTGGAATAGACAAGAAGCAACCGATCAGGTACTTAACGATGGTTGGTTGAAAACAGGCGATCTAGCCATGATGGATGAAGATGGTTACTTTATTATTATGGATCGGATTAAAGATATTATTATCGCAAGTGGATTTAACATATACCCTCGTGAAATTGAAGAGGTGCTTTTCGAACATCCTGCAATTGCTGAAGCTTCTGTGATAGGAATTAAAGATGCTTACCGTGGAGAAACAGTGAAAGCATATATCGTGTTGAAGGATAACTATATGGTATCCGAAGAACAACTAGATTCATGGTGTAGAGAACGTTTAGCTGCTTTCAAGGTACCTCATCAATATGCGTTCAGAGATAGCTTACCAAAGACAATGGTCGGGAAAGTACTTAGGCGCAAGTTAGCCGAAGAGGAGCAACAACATGAATGAACAAACAAGATATGAACAATTACAAGAACTTGCTAAGTCGACTTTTTGGGGATATTTAGGTTGTGAATTAGTTGAAGCTAACGAGGAACACGTCATTATTTCACTTGAACTTGCCGATCATCATAAAAATTTAATGGGCATTGTACATGGAGGGGTAATGATGTCTATGTTGGATAATGCTATGGGATTAATTATTATGCTTGGAACAGGAGAAAACACGGTTACTGCAACAATGAACACTCATTTTTTATCTAATGTTGCAAATGGTAAAATTTACTGCAAAGCGGAACTTTTACATTCTACTAAGCGTACTAATACTATGACAGCATCTTTATATAATGAACATAATGAACTACTCGCGTGGGCAAGTGGTGCTTATAGACTCATGAAGTAATTGTGAAAATAATGTAAAATAATAATAGGAAAAGGAGGAGGTTGAGTTGTGGCAAAATGTAGCTGCGCTAGTATTATTAACTTTTGGTGTAGTTGTAGCAATAATAATTGTAATTATTTATTTGCGTATGTATAGAAAGCCAAGGGAATCGCAAGAAACAGGTCATGATTCGACCTCCTTTGAACATTCTAGTGATGATGAACAAGTCTAATGAAGAGAATAATATTAGCTTTTAAATATCAATAAAATATTCTAATCATTGAACTACTTCTATATTGTTATCTGAAATGTTATAATAGTAAGAAAATTGAAACATTTGACCTAATCGCCGTGGAATGAATGACACCTAAGGGGGAACAAGAGCCGGAACGAAGGCGACAACTTCCTGTTGTTGTTCTCGAGTAGTACTATAGGACCGACCATCCATTGTATAAGGGAGGAGATTTCATGGCAAAGCACAGCCAAAATGAAGTCAAGGAAAGCCTGAAGGAATTGACGAGAATTTTCCAACCTAAGGACCCAAGGAAATTTGTTAAAGAGTATGTCCGTAAGTATCGTATTACTGGCGGCTATGAAGATGAATTAACCTCATTAGTTGAGGATGAACTTGGAAGAATGAACTCTTCGGCAGTGTAGGTCAAATATATGAGAAAGAGTCTGATGAGCTTTATACTTCAGGCTCTTTTTTTGCGTTCACAATGTACATTGATATGAACGCCCATCGTAGGAGACTTTAGGACATGCTTCGACACGAAATGAGAATGAAGCGAAGGTTCGTGGAATATATTTAAGGGAAGAGACGTTGCGTTAAGTATGCTTCGCTTCGAGAACAAATTGCTGTTCCACTCGCCGTTGTCCTCGGATTTATTGTAATAAGTAAATTGGAATAAATCCGAGGACAAAAACGACCGCTATCGCTGTTCCACTAGCAATTAGCTCTCTCCGCTGCGAAGCAAAGTCAGTGGTGGTAGTTGAGAAAAGAATGAAAACAGAAAAAAGAGTTGTTGTTCATACGAGTACAAAGGGAGATAGTATCATGCTACGAATTAACTTTTCATACCGAAAAGTTTTAGGAGGGTGTTAATGATGCAGTCGATTGTTCCGAAGACGGACGCGGAGATTAGACGAATTGCGAGAGCAGGTAAAATCGTTGCAGGTTGTCATAAAGCATTGGCTGATAAATGTGTCCCAGGAGCAACAACAGAGTCGATTGATCGATTCGTCGATTGGTATATGGTTGAACATGGCGCATATCCTGCACAAAAGGGCCATAAAGGTTACCCATTTGCGAGTTGTACCTCAGTAAATGAAGTAGCCTGTCATGGATTTCCTAGTTCCTATAAGCTCAAAAAGGGAGATATTATTACTGTTGATATCGTTGCAGATTATAAAGGATGGAAGGCGGATTCGGCATGGACGTACATGATTGGAGAAGTTTCACCCCAAGTCAGGCAGTTAGTTAAAGCGTCAAAGGCTGCTTTTCGTGCAGGTCTTGCCCAAGCAGTAGTTGGCAATGATATTTCAGCTATAGGTTCTGCAATAGAACAACGAGCAGAAAAAGATGGATTTCATGTCATAGGTTCATTTATCGGGCATGGTATTGGTAAGGAGTTACATGAGCCTCCACATGTTCATCATGTACGAACCCGAGCATCTGGAATTAAGCTTGAAGAAGGGATGGTTATTACGATAGAGCCGATTCTATCTGTAGGATCACCGCAAATATATATTGCACATGATGGATGGACAGCAAGAACTGTTGATCATTCGTTAACCTCACAATTTGAGCATACGGTCGCCATTACGAAAGCTGGGCCGAAAATATTAACGAAGTTAGGTAGCACAAAACGTAAAACGTAATGTAATGGAAAATAGCATCAATACATTTCAAAAAAACGTCAATTAGCAAATATTAACCAGTGGGATCTTAAAATCTCACTGCTTAGTAGCTAATTGGCGTTTTTATAATGAAAAAGAGAACATAGCATAAATACGAGAAAAACAAATTAATTTAAATTAAGTTAATTTTATATATAATTACTATATATTGGAGTTTTAGGGTTTGAATGAATTTGATTATATTAAGCGAATAAAATGCCTTTAAGATAGGAGGAGAAGAGTCAATTGTTTATTATCAAAAGATACTCATTCAGTATTACATTATGTTTGTTAATAGCTGGTTGTAATGTAGAAGTTAATGAAGAGATTACTAATCAACATCCTACTCAGCAAATTGTAGAAGATACTGAAACACCATTAGTACTAGAAGAATCTGTTGATCAAGGTTCAATAGTAGATCCACAAGTGCTTTATCTTGATATCCCAGTTACATACACAGATTATATTATACCTATAGAGCTTCCTCTTATAGATATTGATGAAGCGATGCTAACAGTCAGTAAACAGCCGATTGGTGATGCTGTCATTGTTATATATTCAATGGGGGAAGAGGACCAGCAATTATACGCATATGTTGAATATAACAATAAAACTTATGAATTGGGTCCAATTGGATACGGAACTACCAATAATGTAGATTATGAATATGCTACGGTAGATGCATTATCACAATCGTGGATTAAAGTAAGTGGAGCTTTAGGAGCTAATGCACCTCATATATATTATATTGATATTAATAAGGACACGCCTACTGCAATTGTCATTAGTGCACATGCTCGGGAATTTGATCTAGATGGTGATGGGATCCAAGAAATTGTTACTTCTATTGGTACAATTCCTTATACCACTATATATTCTATAGAAGACAAACAGATCG includes:
- a CDS encoding long-chain fatty acid--CoA ligase — translated: MESQNPQQSNVHDETQKESEIEVTSEEVVDSNEVVEDTFAEAEAEAEAEAEAEAEAEAEAEAEAEAEAEAEAEAEAEAEAEAEAEAEAEAGQSSHRIWHEHYPDDIRTTIDYPEVNIAQFLIDSATNYPHKLAVYFLGKTMTYQQLYIAADRLARGLGRLGIQKGDRVAIMLPNCPQAVISYYGVLLAGAIVVQTNPLYVERELTHQLQDSGAVALITVDLLYPRVERVRGKNPENGPLSKLKSVIVTSIKDGLPFPKNFLYPIKQRKEGFKSVIPYGQDGYVAWSTLQSKKSLSFERPTLAEHHELAALQYTGGTTGTPKGVMLTHRNLVTNTLQTMEWCSRVKIGEERYLAALPLFHVFGLTVLMNMSVKTAGCLVLLPKFDVNEVLKTIDKMKPTIFPGAPTMYVALIQAASKQLSPLDLSSIEVCISGSAALPLEVQEQFENLTGGRLIEGYGLTESSPVTHANPIWGDRKIGTIGLPFPDTDAAIISIETGERLPWGQLGELIVKGPQVMKGYWNRQEATDQVLNDGWLKTGDLAMMDEDGYFIIMDRIKDIIIASGFNIYPREIEEVLFEHPAIAEASVIGIKDAYRGETVKAYIVLKDNYMVSEEQLDSWCRERLAAFKVPHQYAFRDSLPKTMVGKVLRRKLAEEEQQHE
- a CDS encoding PaaI family thioesterase — its product is MNEQTRYEQLQELAKSTFWGYLGCELVEANEEHVIISLELADHHKNLMGIVHGGVMMSMLDNAMGLIIMLGTGENTVTATMNTHFLSNVANGKIYCKAELLHSTKRTNTMTASLYNEHNELLAWASGAYRLMK
- the map gene encoding type I methionyl aminopeptidase encodes the protein MMQSIVPKTDAEIRRIARAGKIVAGCHKALADKCVPGATTESIDRFVDWYMVEHGAYPAQKGHKGYPFASCTSVNEVACHGFPSSYKLKKGDIITVDIVADYKGWKADSAWTYMIGEVSPQVRQLVKASKAAFRAGLAQAVVGNDISAIGSAIEQRAEKDGFHVIGSFIGHGIGKELHEPPHVHHVRTRASGIKLEEGMVITIEPILSVGSPQIYIAHDGWTARTVDHSLTSQFEHTVAITKAGPKILTKLGSTKRKT